DNA sequence from the Carassius carassius chromosome 6, fCarCar2.1, whole genome shotgun sequence genome:
GATGTCCGCCACTTTCCAAACAGACTTGTGAAAATCTGAGTGTCAGCGTAACGGTTAAAAACCAGCATGCAGAGATTAGCCAAAAACCCTGGACTCCAACTACACATCAAATCCCACTCAGCGGATTTGATGCTTTGGCAGCCAAAAAATACCCAGGAAATCTGGTCGACTGCATGTCAAGCTCTACGACCAAACTAAAGCAATGCTGTGGAAAGATGAGCAGGACCAGAGAATCAGAGACTCTCTTATATTTGCCattatgaaatgtaaaatatgaaatcattttgCAATcctattaataaatgtttcttgaatttTTTTCCAATGTGACTGAGAGGAACGGACCAGGAGAGCTCTGAGGGGAGGAGACCGGAGACCCTCGTGGTGATTGACAGTAGCTGGGGTGCAGTAAGGCATGAGGTGGCACATACGACATCACTTCCTCTTCAAACAAGCTACAGCAAGAAAAAGAGGCAAAGATTATTAGTGTTTGGAGGTAAACACATGTATcctggaaaagaaaaaaagatacatttaccTGAGAAgccaaaatataataattataccagatgcatcatatttgctgaatgaaattcaatacatgttttgtttttttgtactaATTTTGGAGTGCTGATTCCAAAAATAGTGCATGTTTTGCTAGATGCTAGACActtgctcatgaaacatttgtattttgtagcatttttgctTTTGAAAACCATCTGTAGGGTGAAGACATCTTGTTGTATCCCTCAATCACAAGAAAAACTGCCACAAAGGCATGATTCATATCTTCCTCTGAGTGACATTTCGACTATTTGTTCTCtattaattctcagcacattttCGAATATGAATGATCTTGCAGACAATATTTAATGCCGAATCCTGATTTTAAGGATAGAATTAAGGCCAGTGACAGAAGAAAAAGCCAACATGGCCCAGATGTTTTCCACTACATCTTTGGGTGATTCACTCAATCCAAAAAGTGACAGACATttccaaaggttttttttgtgttttttttttttttcattaaattgacCATTTGAACATATTTTTCCACTCCGTTTCAgattttaagtaaaattatactgttttaaaatacttatttCTTTGTCATTAAAACAAAGTTTTAACATATGACTGCTTTTTTATTGGCACTGTAAATGCATTAAAGCTGAAACATATATACTTTGAAAAATCTTCATtcttttgttataaaaaaaactataggtcatgtaaagttttttttttttttttaacaatattattttgcCAATATTAAACCTTACAAAAATGTGATATTCCTAACATACATTTTTTGCAgggtaaaaaaaatcattgaagtCATTGGACAAGTACCTGAGCAAAATCACCAAGTCTGCATCGCTGGAGAGGCGAGCTAAACCTGACACTCCTTCATTACGAATAAACTGCACCTTCTCCCTGTGGATTAGAAAATTCTACATTTCATAATCAATAGCTCAGGACTGAGGTTTGTTTTGTACGAATTCTCTGAGTCTCACCTGAGTGAGTGATTCCTAATGAGCTCAGACTGCCTCTCCTGAAGGATCTCAAATATGTTCGGCTGCCGCAAAAATGCCACTATTTTATCATTATAGGCTATAAAGAGAGGAACAAAGCAATTAGTGAAATGTCAAATGAAGACTCTTCAAACGTTATAACTTTTGTGGCACCGCATTTTTATAAAACAGTGCATTATGATGGATTTAACAAGATGAACAAATCAAATTCTGTCTAAAAACTTGCTGATGAAGCCTGGCTTGAAATGACTCACCAACAGGAACTAAATCTTGACACTGGTTGCGACTGGCTGTGAAAGTGTTTGAGGGGCGTGGCAGTACAGGGGGTCCAGCATGCCGAGGGTCATCGCCCACCTGAAGCACAGAAACAGAACAGGAAGTGACCACTATGTACTTCACATCCACATCAAGTCACACAAGAAAACACCAGTGTACTGCAGAAATACTGTATGAGTATCACAGAATTAAAAATGCCTTTCCATTTAATATGTATACtgatatgaatataaaataaaatagtcaacTCAAATGTTTAACAATGtttaacatatacatacataatagcTACAAGGAAAGATGTTAATCAATGTATTAATAAACGTATCAAGATACGGATTATGAGGCTTTTGTATAATTCGCTGTGTATTTGCTCCCTAGTGAGTGTACTGTAAAGATGAAAGCTTCATTAAGGGCCCTCTGACTTAAGATCTGACAGTGCTTCTGCTAAAGCTAAGTGGATTGTAAAACTTGAGAAGTgggactttttttaattaagtgggttaatttgcattttttatgtaataagaAAAGATCATTTTAAGATTAGTGGAATAATATTTAGACACAATATGTTTACATGCATCCACATATGGCCCACtggctgttaatagtgttcatcgtcggTTTGACTATgtcttttataaatttttccgaagatttctgccatatgcacataaactgacagccaccactgataagctactattaaacagaggtggaaagagtacaaaaatattctactcaagtaaaagtaccattacattaatgaaattttacttaagtacaagtaaaagtaccagtctaaaaaatccactcaagtaaaagtaaaaagtagctcatttaaaatttactcagagtaaaaattacttagttacattttaaccagtgggagggagtcaaaaatgggacagaccaagggtgtcaaactcagttcctggagggccacagtcctgcacagtttagatataaccataattaaacacacctgatccagctaatctaatcatttaggtttatttgaaaactacatgatatgtgtgctggagcagggttagggctacggccctccaggaactgagtttgacactcctgggataggtctatcaatctcaaactagttgtttttaattaaaggaatcagttatttagaataataaaacatttgggctgttatctggcaaatcagtatcaacaaactcatcttttcaatacagaggaaatgcaaaagcttcatcggacgtggcatttagatgtattacactgtttaatgcaggacaagaatgcatttaacctgcagttacaaatgcatgaataatgttttgatatgccagacataaaatgttgaatactcatttgaaattataaaaacttaattataaaaaaaaaaaaaaatcaaaagatactttaaatgtgaaattaaaatggccagtatgtgtcagcaagtcactgttaatcagtgagtcattgcgactgaaccgaatcatttaaacggttgattcattcaggaacgaaacactgtcatgttgctcagagatgcaaaattttgctttggtggctgtgtttggaataaatttttgttgtagaaatagagcaaaaacaatggcaatgtggtgtctaaaacgcaagtgtcttagtttactgtcctgttgtaaaaaaaaatatatatatatatatatatatatatatttcatttcatttcattttgtaatagtaaaatatttaaattttttacaaatataattttactctgttcatttatgtttttactaaactttgtacagtttttggaggatttaaatcttttacatttctataaataaataaatatttatttaaataggctttttttttttaacaaaaaaagaaaaaagcatttcaggttaaattcacttcataaaagacccagatttctaactttcaaacatggggataccatggataattttataaggtttaatgtaagattcttgcccatttttggggaaattcagtttaaaaattttaataaatcactttaaccactagatggctatagtgtgtgtgtgtgtgtgattatgatttttagaggaaaagacagcattctttgtgtgattttgattctaaatgattttgattgatttcattctaaatgcatttcaacagactgaatcacacagtgaaagaacactctaaatgcgcgcgtacatcattaaaacaacaattatgatattatcgcagacaatatatatcgcacactccgcaccaatctttttggctaatttgtgcaaaacctcttgctaaaatgtcaaagcatcattttaaccaccaatgcaatgacgcaattatttagctcacctctatatgcttacgtggggttgatgtcttgtcgagattttataaactgctagtttggtctccctaggcaagcacagcatacacagcataatagagcatacatatggccaggggttcacttcatttccttgagttcaacttcagaatatgacggggtttcgttttcagcggtgtctgcaccactaacgcctgttttgtccgtctgcatctttcttgtgattttagcgccagtttgccctcctgcccattatttactgacatagcttccagggagcgatttttttttttactcagtaattaatgtgttttaaaatgtagcgaagtacaatacttcaaacaaaatatacttaagtaaaagtaaaattacagatttaaaaaaatacttaaaaaagtagaagtacacaaaaaagctactcaattacagtaacgcgagtaaatgtaattcgttactttccacctctgctattaaatattgtagaaacttaattttctctgaaagttgctttgcaatcatttgtattgtataaagcgctatacaaaacaACTTGAaattaattgaattgaactgGCAAACATGTTCACACAGGGGACTTTGGATGATGTGAAAATGACACAGTGCATGCTGGGACACAGCGAAAGTCGACGCTATACGAAATTAATCAGCATATCTAAAGAGCCCTGAGAGGGCGATATGTTCTCCACACAACGTGACAGAAGATCAGATTCCCTAATGAGAAACCTGGtaagaacattttaaaactatCCTTTGCATTTAAACCAGGCATCATGTGCTCACCTCCCCTGCGCTGTGGCTGCGCTGGCGGCTGAGGTGCTGGCAGTGGGCGAGGATGCTGCTGGGACGGGCGCTCTGCAGCGGCAGTCGTGGGTCTATGAAGGTGGTCACCCTGCAGTTATGGTCCACAAAGAAAGGCTGAGGAGAAGACATAATCATGTCAAGCAAGTGGGTCGAAGGATTTAAAAGCACAAACGTAATCCTCACATTCATGTTAAAGCACTTACAAGAATGTATCAGTAAAACACTAGCACATGAAATATTTACATGAAGTGTTAAGGTTGtacttattttaaacatttatctgCAGTACCACCTGCTTTGCTGATAAGTGTCCATTATAAGTGTATAACTCTAAAGCTCTTCGCCATAGAAAATAATGAATGTATAGAAAATTAAATAAGAGTGTATAACAAtagtatattaaattataacattttacattttattaatattgtttgtttcttattttatagcgaactgttgtttatatatatatatatatatatatatatatatatatatatatatatatatacttactgtAAAATATAAGGTACTAAATGTGAAAGGAATCAAACTTAGAAGAGAAAGTCAGACAATGAATggcatataagaaaaaaaaaaagcatataaaagcatattttatttagaaatgcaCTGTAAAATTAAAAGCAAGGGGAGGAAAGATGGCTGTTTCCAGACCTTTCCCATGTGGTCGTGTTTCATTTCCCAGCCTCGCGGGAGATCTAGCTGTTTGTTGGCGAACATGTTGAGGAAGGCAACCAGGTCTCGATTGTGCTGGTAGCGCTCAAAGTGGTGCGAATCCCGTCGCACTTTACTGATCATGTGTTTTAGACATGTGTTACTTGTAAACATGCGATAGGCactctgagaaagaaaaaaaaacagacaagagTGTTTCTTAGTCTTTAAGTAGTACTTGTGgccttttaaaaagtaaaaattcaaCAAAAATTAACAACAAATTCAACAAAAACTTCAACAGTCAATAACAATGATTTATTATGTAACAATATATCACGTGACATTTAAAAGAAACTTTTCAACAAAATTAATGACAGAACCAGATAAAGGGTTTGTGAGAATCAGTTGTTTTTATGGCATGATTTACCACATATTTCTTTCAAGGGTCTGAAAATCGgcttgtgctaaaaaaaaaaaaaaaaaaaaaaaaaagtgtgaataatTAATGTGTTTGGAGACTAACAGGGTTGGAATGCAGTACGGTAAAGAAATCCGGGCTGATGAGAAACTTGGCGCTGGGGGACTGAAGCAGCAGAGACAATCGGGAGCGAGAGCTAGTAGGCCCAACCACACCATCCCGACGGTACTCTGAAAGAGAATACAACTATAGTGTGAAAATTATGTTGGGTTAAATCAAAAGATCTTTTATTTCTATTCTATATTTACATTAATCTAGATGAACCAGGCTCATCTGAATGCAGTGCATGTACGTGGTGTGTGTatttctgttgtgagagagtacCAGGTATGGAGAGAAGCAGCAGGTCAGTTTCGTCTGTAGGCATCTCTGCAGCCTGTTCGTCTGTCCTCTCATTGGTTATTGTCCTCCGAATACTCTGATAcctgaacaaaacaaaaaggtaCTTAAATTCATTTGCATTTTTCATGTAATAATCTTTTCACAAGGATAATTGTGTTTTATCATTCATAATCATACATTTTTGCTTCTGTAATGTATATGTTATTGCTAAATCTTGGCTggcagtaaagaaaaaaaaacatgttaacacacagacacaaaaatgtgaataataaatatattattaaattttattattattattacaacagcacaactgtttttaatatatacGTTTTATTATAAgacatatttcttgagcaccaaaacagcacattacaatgatttcttcaaggaaattctaattaattataaatgtatgaatgtaatttaatgtaatttcattcaatttcatttaaatagtataaacataatatttgcaaatgaaatcaaatgaatgatgctaaatgaaatttaattcaattaaaaacctgtgaattaaaaaaatgtatatgccaCAAATAATTCCTGCCAGGCATGTGTCATGCCCCTGGACTGTTTCGTGCTGTGTTTTCCTTCCCCACATGCTTGTTACCAGATTTTTCCCGTGTTTCCTAGACATATATGGGTTTCCTGTTCCTGGTCTCGTTTTGTCTAATTAGTTATTATGTGCACCTGTGTTCCTCCAAATGTTCCTTGTTATTCCCTTGTATTTAGTTCCAGTCTGTGTGTTCCTCCTTTGTCTGGTCTACCAGTTGTGTACGTGTTCCTTCTTCCCTTCCTCGGATTTGCCCTATGTGCTGGATTTAATAAATGACAGTTTAATTTATCCACGCCTCCTTCGCTCCTTTCCGGCAGCGTACCATGACAGTGTATTTTGGATTATTTTCAGCTGTGAAGGCAATATTCACATGTGTTGCCACATACTGTTCTCAAGGgctcaaagaaagaaaaaaacttcaTTTAAAAAGACTGATTTGTTTGATAGAGCATGATAGTGGTAGAAGAGATTAGGTTGCTGTGGTGACTGCTGGGTGACATTTTTAAAGAGCTGTTTTTCCATACGAGTGAAGATTAACAAATGGCATTTTGGACTCCGATAAATCCCAAGATAAGGTCAAGTAAACACACTGATGTGTGAATATTGTCTTCATGTGTGACTGACCTTCGGTTGAGCTGCTCCATCTGTTGAATGGAGTTGGATCTCTGTAGGACCTGAGGTGCAGGTGGAGCAGTGGGCCGCTGCCAGGTGGTGGTCCTATTTACATGATCCACATAGAAAATCCTGCCGTGGCTGTCAATACGAGCCTCCCAGTCTACAACATACACATTTaaagtccacttataatgttaaaatagtcaatataaaaatacaaatgttaataAAGTATAATTACGTAAATACCCTGATTTCaaaagagcaaaaaataaatataattttcgaTGATTATGTCCCGTTTAGGACAGGTTGAGGAAATCTCATACGAAGACAAAAATATTCCCTCACTTGGTGGAAGAGGCTCGTCCACTCTCTGATAGCGGCTGATATCATGACGCACTGAAGGAACAGATCGCATCAGCTGATGGCCATTCACTTGAGCACTGGCTCCTTCAGAAAGGCAAAAATGTGTTGTTtgtgttataaatataaaaaatattgtaaatattaatttattatatactaATTATTTATAAAGTGTCCTATTATCCCTAATATATAAAGCCGACAATaggttatattttatttgaatagaattaatattttttaatattagtatatataatagtatatgtatatataatatagcattatttatatttattataataacattatttttatatattattaaaatattttctattttgaaaTTATACGATTATTATACTTTTACGATTATTATTCATTTActtaatatgtatataatatatttaaataattaataattattttattctttattgcaatgtttatttttgatgtattattatcataattattttttattattcatatttaaagatagatagatagatagattaaaatgcattaaaatgtattgtatatatacagtacagaccaaatgtttggacacaccttctcattcaaagagttgtctttattttcatgactatgaaaatcgtacagtcacactgaaggcatcaaaactatgaattaacacatgtggaattatatatggaattatatacaataaaaaaagtgtgaaacaactgaaaatatgtcatattctaggttcttcaaagtagccacctttgctttgattactgctttgcacactcttggcattctcttggtgagcttcaagaggtagtcacctgaaatgattttcacttcacaggtgtgccctgtcaggtttaataagtgtttcttgccttataaatggggttgggaccatcagttgtgttgtgcagaagtcaggtggatacacagctgatagtcctactgaatagactgttagaatttgtattatggcaagaaaaaagcagctaagtacaggaaaacgagtggccatcattactttaagaaatgaaggtcagtcagtctgaaaaattgggaaaactttgaaagtgtccccaagtgcagtcacaaaaaccatcaagcgctacaaagaaactggctcacatgcggaccgccccaggaaaggaagaccaagagtcacctctgctgcggaggataagttcatccgagtcaccagcctcagaaatcacaggttaacagcagctcagattagagaccaggtcaatggtacaccgagttctagcagcagacacatctctagaacaactgttaagaggagactgtgtgaatcaggccttcatggtagaatatctgctaggaaaccactgctaaagaaaggcaacaagcagaagagacttgtttgggctaaagaacacaaggaatggacattagaccagtggaaatctgtgctttggtctgatgagtccaaatttgagatctttggttccaaccaccgtgtctttgtgtgacgcagaaaaggtgaacggatggactctacatgcctggttcccaccgtgaagcatggaggaggaggtgtgatggtgtgggggtgctttgctggtggcactgttggggatttattcaaaattgaaggcatacagaaccagcatggctaccacagcatcttgcagcggcatgctattccatccggtttgcgtttagttggaccatcatttatttttcaacaggacaatgaccccaaacacacctccaggctgtgtaagggctatttgaccaagaaggagagtgatggggtgctgcgccagatgacctggcctccacagtcaccggacctgaacccaatcgagatggtttaggggtgagctggaccgcagagtgaaggcaaaaggaccaacaagtgctaagcatctctcggggaactccttcaagactgttggaagaccatttcaggtgactacctcttgaagctcatcaagagaatgccaagagtgtgcaaagcagtaatcaaagcaaaaggtggctactttgaagaacctagaatattacatattttcagttgtttcacacttttttgttatgtatataattccatatataattccacatgtgttaattcatagttttgatgccttcagtgtgaatctacaattttcatagtcatgaaaataaagaaaactctttgaatgagaaggtgtgtccaaacttttggtctgtactgtatatatatgtatgtgtatataatataattttattatttttattattaatacttatgtTCTTaatagttaatatttatttaaatgttcataatacaatgaaaataaaagtttaatattattaattataatatgacTTTTTATTGTCTTATTCAATGTGCAGAAAAGTAAAAACTGTTGGGAAAAGCTGATGAAAGTTTGATGACAACTCATAATATTCTCCAGATTTACTAAATAAATGAGGTAGCATCACACAGGAAGTTACCTGTCTCTCCTTCTGTTACTGCGGCAACCTGTGCTGCATCAGCTGACCTCCTCACTTCATTGGTTAATTCCATCCCTTCAGCCTGTGATGAGTTCCCTGATGCTTGCAGACTCTGCCTCCTGTGCCAGATTTTGGCATCTTCCTCCCCCTCATTGGCTGCCTCACTGGAGTTCCCCTTCTCCGACTGCTTAACTGCTGTGGCTCCGCCCCCTTCACCAGCTGCATTGTTGACAGACGCTGAGGACTCTGTGACTGTAGCGACCTCTGAGGATCCTTCTTCCCCAGTGATCGCCTTGGGTGCAACTCCTTCCTCATCCTGTAAGAAAAGTATTAGGTGAAATGATGCAAAGGAAGAACTACATAATATAAATTGGGAaaatgatgatgacgatgatgatgatcatCACAAGAAACTGCTCAAGTGATTTAACACGCATGAGGTGTGctatgaaatgtaaaataaattatgagtttgtcataaaatatgataaaacatTTTAGTCAATAATTTAACTTGGTTTTAATAAGGTACTAATACTTCAATAATACTAATACTTCAGTTAACACTTCATGATTAACCATACTTTAGCCatatatgagagagagacaaaTATTATCAGTAAACAATTAATTCACaaaattaatgtcaaaaaatatatataaaaaatattttcggggaaaaaaatacattttttgtaaaaaacaaataaccATTAACAATTTAAAACGTTaatgaaaacatatttacataaCAGGTCATAAAATGGGtattaaaagtccataaaaattacaaaatacaaaataattacaaattataattgtattaaaattttatttttactacacacacacatgcccacccacacacacacacacacacacatatatatataacctgcATGGAAAATAGGCTGATAAAACGTATTCCcataacaggtaaaaaaaaaaaaaaaaaaaaaaaaaaggtggtaaGCCAATCCCTACAGACCTGTATTTTGGGAGCTGATTGCTGAGTGCTGCCGGTGCTCTGGGGCGAGTCTCCAGAGGCAGCAGCTCCATCCTGACCATCCTCAGCACCTCCATTTTGGCTCTTTGTGGTGCCACTGCTCAACCCTAATGCTGTGGCCACCGTATCTGTGGCGCTGCTCGCTGCTTCTGCTTCAAGCCTCTCTTTCACGGGACACTCCCCTTTGTCCTGTTCAGAGGAGGTGTGTCCATCAGGCCGATGAGCGCCATTGGTCAATGTCATATCCCTGGAGGCGTGtccttcctcatcttcatcagaATCTATATGTAACATAGCATTGAGCCGCGTGTCCGTGGGGAAACTTGAGCGTAGTTTAGGGGAGGCGGCCCCAAGCGGTCTGTCTCCGGGGCCTTTAGGGGCTTCAATAGCATCCAGGTAGTCGTTAAGCAAGGCCTGCCGATGAGTGTGGCCCGGGGTTCCTTCAATAGACTCTGGAGCTCCATCTCTCAAGAGCTGACCCTCATTAGGGTCCATCATGCACTCGTCAGTCCTAAAGGCGTCACCTTGCAGGGACCCTTCAGAGCCGGTGGGCGAGGGGCCCCTGGCAATGCAGGATGAAGGATGCAAAACATCCTCATCATCTGATGGGCTCCCAGGATCTCCGTTCATTGAGGAGGCTCCCAGCAGTGATCCCATGGCATCTACAAAagcataatacttttattcagcaaggatacattaaattgatgaacacagacagtgaagacatttaaaatgttacaaaatatatctGTTTTTGAAATTTCTGTTCACCAAAGAACTCTGAAAAATGCTATTTTGAGGCATGGCTTGAAGGGGACCCATTAAAAACcccttaaattaataaatatatatttcgaCCAAGTAATATACTTTATTAGGCTGGTTATAAGTTACAAGAATTACATTAATGGTAGTTCAACAATTCTGAACATGGCTCATTAAATGGCTGAACATGGCtcatttattgtaaaaataagaATACTGTACGTTTTACTGTAAGCAAACTGTAATCCGTACCTTCATGTCCGTTGGAGGTGATCTCCGCCCTGAAGAGAAGCTGTCCGCTCACATGTTCTGTCggtagacgacgtgaaagggtgTAGCTCACATGTTGATCCCTTTTTTCATATAATAAATTTTTGTCAATGAAAATATGACCACATACAGTATGTACCGCTAAATGTAACATCTTCGGATGCAAAAAAGTTATGTTTAGATAAACATCTGTAGACAGAAATTAACAGCAGGTGTTACTGATGATACTGATAGGTGATACTGACCCGGCTGTATGTCTCTCCAGCAGTCTCTGCACCGGTATTGTCAGCTGACCTAAAAAGCGTTTGATGATTGGGCGACTTTTAGCGAATTTGTCCTTCACCTCAATTTCCAAAACATCTGTCATCAGAGCAACAAAAGTGTAATTCTGtaggagaaaaaagaaaagaagtatgAAAATGAAGGTTTACAGTTATGTTTCTGTGCAGTGGAGGTAAAATAATATTCAATCCTACAATATCAGTCTCATTTATGGTTACAGAACTTTACTCTTATTTACtttaaatacaacatttataTATGTACCATGGTAGTATTCTTAAAAATACCCTGGAGTACCATGTAAATACATGGTATTATtcaataagttatatatatataaaagaaaaatacatttaggaAATGTTACCAACTTAATTTAACCAACAGTAATTTCTGAAGAAATCTGAAGGGAACAATGCATTTACTGAAAACTTCTCGTTTCAGAGTCACCCCTGTTTGATTACATCCCATTAACTTTTCAGCTCCTCACAGTGGACTGACAGCAGGGACGTCACCCTGCAGCCGAGGTTAAGCGCTGAAGAAGTGAACGCAAACAGCACACATCATTATCTGGCCCAGTCTGGGATCACATATGAATAGAAATTACCTCTCCGTGCCACACAGGGTTAGTCGTGTTTGATATGATGGAGGTCCGTCTCTCCTGGCCGTGGTGGGTGAATGTAGGGAAGCCTTGCCTCTTACCAGGGTGAATGCTCATCTTCAGATAGGGGTCCGGATTAAAAAACATACCCTTCTTCAGACCCTGAGCCCTGATGT
Encoded proteins:
- the LOC132142371 gene encoding E3 ubiquitin-protein ligase HECW2-like; the protein is MATGTTTTAHEHLLVVRRRSPHMRYTLCPENLRSLSAQGGSGNGVNSRGGVSEPMGLQRANSDTDLVTSDSRSSLTSSTYQFTLGRGHNLVISWDIKEEVDATDWIGLYHIDETCLANVWDSKNRGVNGTQRGQIVWRLEPGPYFMEPETKICFKYYHGVSGALRAITPCITVKNPGVTVGAEGQMDGQSVTEHCRKLVSFTLSDIRAQGLKKGMFFNPDPYLKMSIHPGKRQGFPTFTHHGQERRTSIISNTTNPVWHGENYTFVALMTDVLEIEVKDKFAKSRPIIKRFLGQLTIPVQRLLERHTAGDQHVSYTLSRRLPTEHVSGQLLFRAEITSNGHEDAMGSLLGASSMNGDPGSPSDDEDVLHPSSCIARGPSPTGSEGSLQGDAFRTDECMMDPNEGQLLRDGAPESIEGTPGHTHRQALLNDYLDAIEAPKGPGDRPLGAASPKLRSSFPTDTRLNAMLHIDSDEDEEGHASRDMTLTNGAHRPDGHTSSEQDKGECPVKERLEAEAASSATDTVATALGLSSGTTKSQNGGAEDGQDGAAASGDSPQSTGSTQQSAPKIQDEEGVAPKAITGEEGSSEVATVTESSASVNNAAGEGGGATAVKQSEKGNSSEAANEGEEDAKIWHRRQSLQASGNSSQAEGMELTNEVRRSADAAQVAAVTEGETGASAQVNGHQLMRSVPSVRHDISRYQRVDEPLPPNWEARIDSHGRIFYVDHVNRTTTWQRPTAPPAPQVLQRSNSIQQMEQLNRRYQSIRRTITNERTDEQAAEMPTDETDLLLLSIPEYRRDGVVGPTSSRSRLSLLLQSPSAKFLISPDFFTVLHSNPSAYRMFTSNTCLKHMISKVRRDSHHFERYQHNRDLVAFLNMFANKQLDLPRGWEMKHDHMGKPFFVDHNCRVTTFIDPRLPLQSARPSSILAHCQHLSRQRSHSAGEVGDDPRHAGPPVLPRPSNTFTASRNQCQDLVPVAYNDKIVAFLRQPNIFEILQERQSELIRNHSLREKVQFIRNEGVSGLARLSSDADLVILLSLFEEEVMSYVPPHALLHPSYCQSPRGSPVSSPQSSPGTQRANARAPAPYKRDFEAKLRNFCRKLETKGYGQGPGKVKLIIRRDHLLEDAFNQIMCYSRKDLQRSKLYVSFVGEEGLDYSGPSREFFFLVSRELFNPYYGLFEYSANDTYTVQISPMSAFVDNHHEWFRFSGRILGLTLIHQYLLDAFFTQPFYKGLLRIPCDLSDLEYLDEEFHQSLQWMKDNDIEDMLDLTFTVNEEVFGQITERELKPGGANIPVSEKNKKEYIECMVKWRIERGVVQQTESLVRGFYEVVDARLVSVFDARELELVIAGTAEIDLADWRNNTEYRGGYHDNHIVIRWFWAAVERFNNEQRLRLLQFVTGTSSIPYEGFASLRGSNGPRRFCVEKWGKITSLPRAHTCFNRLDLPPYPSFSMLYEKMLTAVEETSTFGLE